CACCGGTGCCTCGCCGAGCCGTTCCGCCGCTCGCACATAGCGGCTGAGGACGAGGGCGAGAGACTCCTGCGCGTGCATGGTGGCGGCTTCCCAGCCGTCCGGGAGGTCCTCCGGGAGGTATGGATGGGCGAGGTTCATGCCCCAGGCGATCTCCGCGCTGAGCTGGACCGCGAGGGGGGAGATGCCGATGAGGAAGCCGGTGGCCGAGCCGGGGTTCTCGAAGACGCGCGACTCCACGGCGTCCGACGGAAGGCAGAACGCCTCGACGGTACCGGCCAGTTGGAGCGCCTTGTCCCGGTCCTCGGGCGGGAAGGTGGCGAGCAGTCCGTCCAGCAGCGTCCGGACCTGGCGCTGGGTGCGGTCGAAGTACATCTCCCAGGCCCGGTGCGCATCCGCCTCGCCGCTGATCCACCGCAGGTAGGCGGAGTCGGCGAACGCCAGGCTCATCTCCCGTGCCTCTTCGGCGAGTTCGAGGTTCTGCTGGTCCCGGAAGAGAATGCTGCGTCCGGGGTCAGGCATTCTCCTGCTCCTCGGAGTCGCCGCTGCCGGCACGCTTCGGGAGCGCTCCGGTGATGGCGTCGGCCAGCCCGGCACCGTCCCGGACGGTCACCTCTCCGGACATGGAGCGGACGACGACCGTGCCGCGCGGCAGGGCCGGGTCCTGGCGGATGGTCAGGCGGCCGCCCATCGCGTCGACCACGACGCCTTTGCTCCACGCCTTGCGCAGCGTGTTGATCAGGTAGGCGAGGGCGTGCGTCGCCACCGAGCCGATCATCAGTACGTCGGCCAGAGGCACGGTCCCCCGCGCGTCCACGCCCTTGCCGGCGCTCTCGGCCGCCTCGAAGGCGGCCTCGGCGGCCGCCCGTGACGCGGGATCACCGGGAGTGAACACGTTCACCCGGACCCGCTCGTTGTCCATGTCCAACCTGGCCCCCCTGGCCCGCGGATACTGCCCGTTCGACTCTAATCCAGCACGGACGCTCCGCTCGGTGTTTCCGGAGGCTGTTTCCGTACGTGTCTTCGGATCGGCCCGGGTGCCGGTGGCCTCCGGCGGGCGCGGCCTCGGGCCTGCTCGCCGGGCGCACGCCTCACCCCGCCGCTGCCCTCACCGCGGAGTGGACCGCGCGGGCCAGGCGGGCGCCCCAGAGGGAGCGGGGGCCGGCGAAGGAGTCGGGGTGTTCGCCGGGGCGGGGGGTGCGCGCGGCGACGCAGATCGCGTCGGTGGGAGTGCCGGAGCAGTCGTAACCGGAGTCGAGGAGTGCCTGGACCTTGGCCTCGGTGGCGGTGCTCACGGCGTTGACCAGCGCGGCGTCGGTCAGCGGGGCGGGGACCGCGACGACGATGTTGATCGTGCCCGGGTCGGGCGGCGCGGCGCTGCCCGGCGCGGGGGTGGCGGCCCAGCCGCGTACCCCGAGCCCCGCGGTGGCCACGGCTTCGACTCCCCCGTCGTGCGCGTGGCCGTACCGGCGCACGTCGGCGGCGGTCATCAGGCCGACGCCCGGCCCGCGCAGCCCGGCGTCGTGGGCGAGGCCGGCGAGGTGGGCCTCGGGGTCGGTCCTGCGGTAGCCGTGCGAGACCTGGGCGTTGAGGACCCAGGCCCGCTCGCCGATGCCGCCGCCCAGCACGGCGCTGCTGATCATCCGCCAGCCGGCGCCCGCCCGCCAGGCCAGGGCCGGCAGCTCCTCGCCGTACTCGACGCGGGTCAGCAGGCGCACCGGGAGCACACCGCAGGCGGCGCGGGGCGGCGGGACGACGGTCACTGGGCTGGGCTCCTCCGGGACGGCGATCCCGATGATCGTACGCGCGGCGCGGAGGCGGTCGGGCCACGGGCGCGAGGTCCCCCTCGGCCGGTCGCCGCGGCCCGGCGGGGCCGGGAGGCGGCCGTCCGCACCGGATACGTCCGGTCCCCGTGCCGTAGGGGGGCGTGCGCCGTTCGGCGGGGGTAATTAGGGTGGGGAAGGCAGGTTTGTGGCGAAGCACGAAGACGCGCGCGACAGTGCCCGGCCCGCTGGAGGCCCGGCCGCGAGGAGCGGCGGGCGGTGCGGACCGCGCGCCTGCCGTCGGGCGTTGGGGATGGACCGAGGGTGGTTCTGAACCATGAGGGATGTAACGCGGCTCGTCGAGCCGGTGTCGGCGGACCCGGGCAACGGAGACGTGCTGGCGGCCTGGGAGCGGTTCGTCCAGGGCGACGACCAGGTTCTGGGGGTCCGGCCCCTGGTGGCGATCTCCTGGCACCGCTGCCGGGAGCAGTACCGGGTCGATCCGCACCTCACCGAGGCCCCGGTGGCCGTCGCGGAGAGCGGTCATCCGCCCGAGCACGACGTCGTCTTCACCGAGCTGGGTTTCCGCGCCGCCACGGTGGCGCACGAGGTGGGCGGCCTCGGCGGCGTCGTCACCGTCACCGACGCCGCCGGCCGGATCCTGGCCGAGTGGGGTGACCAGGCCACTCTCGCCAGGGCGTACGACTCCCGGCTGGCCCCCTGGTTCTGCTGGTCGGAGTCAGCGGCCGGCACGAACGGCATGGGCACCGCGCTGGAGGCGCACGGGCCGGTGCCGATCCGCGGCCCGGAGCACTGGTGCCGGGCGTTCCACGACTGGTGCTGCGCGGGCATCGCGGTGCGTGACGTGGTGAACGGCGAACCGATCGCGGTCATGGGCCTGTGCTGCTGGCGCGGCCGGCTGCCCGCGTCCGCGGAGAGCTGGCTGGCACACGCGGCCACCATGGCCCGGTACCCGCTGCGCCGGCGCGCCCGGGCCAGCGGCGCCGAGCTGGTCGCGGCCTACTCCCGGGCGAGGGCCCGCTCCGGCGCGCCGCTCGCCGCGGTGGACACGGCGGGCAAGGTGGTGATCGCCGACGAGTTGGCGAGCGCGCTCCTGGGCGTCCCGGCGTCCACCCCGGCGATCGATCCGACGCTGCGCTGGAACCCGGGGCTGCCGGAGTTCATCGCGGCCTCCCGGTACGCGACCGGGCAGGCGGCCCACGACCCCGGCTGGGTCGGTTCGACGCAGATCGTCGGCCATCCCCGCGCGGAGCCGACGTCGATCAGCATCCGGCCCGTCTTCTCCTGCGGACACCTGATCGGGAGCCTGGTGTCGTTCGGCGCCCTCGACGGGGAGCCGGTGCCCCGCACGGAGGGGCCGGCGCGTCCCGTGGAGCCGCCGCGCCGCCTGGTCGCGGTGCGCGGCAACCGGATGGTGCTGCTGGATCCCGCGGAGGTCTCCTTCGCCGAGTCGCGGGGCAACGACGTGTGGCTCCGCACGGATCAGGGGTGGCTGCGGGCCGCCGCCACGAGTCTGGACAAGCTCGACGGCGAGCTGGCGGGTTCCGGGTTCCTGAGGGTGCACCGCCGGTACGTCGCCAACCTCGGCCGGGTCCGGGAGATCGAACGCGGCCACAAGGGAGAACTGTCCCTGGTCATGGACCGAGCGCGGGAGACCCTGCCGGTCTCCCGGCGGAACGCGGCGGCCGTGCGCCGCGCACTGGGCGTCTGACGTCCTCGCCCGCGACGGGCGGGACGTCCGGCGCCGTCGTCCGCGCGGACGGGAAGGAGGTCCCCGTGTCCGACACAGTGGACGCCGGCGTCCACGGGCGTGAGCAGCGGAGGGCGGGGCGCGCGGGCGGGCTCGGTCTCTCCGCACCGGTCGAGGCTCCGGCCGGGCCCCGGGCCGGCTCCGGCGCCCGTCCGGCACCGGTCATGGGCAACCGCGACTGGTGGCCGGACCGGCTCGACCTGACGGCCCTGCGCAAGCACGCGGCCCTGGCCGACCCGCTGGGCGAGGACTTCGACTACGCCGCCCGGTTCCGCGCCCTCGACCTCGACGCCCTGGCACGGGACGTCGACCGGGCGCTGACGACGTCGCGGGAGTGGTGGCCGGCCGACTTCGGGCACTACGGGCCGCTCGTCGTCCGGATGGTGTGGCACGGCGCCGGGACGTACCGCGTGGCCGACGGCCGCGGGGGCGCGGGCGCCGGCCTTCAGCGTTTCGCGCCGCTGAACAGCTGGCCGGACAACCGCAACCTCGACAAGGCGCGCCGACTGCTGTGGCCGGTGAAGCGGAAGTACGGCAGCGCGATCTCCTGGGCCGATCTGCTGGTCTTCGCGGGCAACCGCGCCCTGGAGACGATGGGGCTGAGGACGTTCGGCTTCGCCGGCGGCCGGCGGGACGCGTGGGAGTCCGACGCCGACACCTACTGGGGCCCCGAGCACGCGTGGCTCGGCGACGAACGGCACGGCGGGGTACGGGAGCTGGACCAGCCGCTGGCCGCCGACCAGATGGGCCTGATCTACGTCAATCCCGAGGGGCCGAACACCGTGCCGGACCCGCTGACCTCGGCCCGGGACATCCGCGAGACGTTCCGGCGGATGGGGATGGACGACGAGGAGACCGTCGCGCTGATCGCGGGCGGCCACACCTTCGGCAAGACCCACGGCGCGGCCGACCCGGAGGTCCACCTGGGTCCCGGGCCCGAGGGCGCGTCGCTGGCGGAGCAAGGGCTGGGCTGGCGCAGCGACCACGGCACCGGCAAGGGCGGGGACGCCATCTCCAGTGGCCTCGAAGGCACCTGGACGCCCACGCCGACAGTGTGGGACAACGGGTACTTCGAGACGCTGTTCGGCTACGAGTGGGAGCTGGAGCTGAGCCCCGGCGGTCTGTGGCAGTGGATCCCGGCGGACGGCGGCGGGGCCGGCGCGGTACCGGACGCCCACGACCCGTCGGTGAGGCACGCCCCGAGGATGCTCACGACCGACCTGGCGCTGCGCCTAGACCCGGTCTACGAGCCGATCGCGCGGCGCTTCCTGGGCCACCCCGAGCAGCTCGCGGACGCCTTCGCGCGGGTCTGGTTCAAGCTGACGCATCTCGACATGGGGCCGGTTCAGCGCTGGCTGGGACCGCTGGTGCCCCGGGAGCGGCTGCTCTGGCAGGACCCGGTGCCCGCCGTGGACCACCCGCTCGTCGAGGCGGCGGACATCGCCGTGCTCAAGGGCCGGATCCTGGGCTCCGGGCTGTCGGTCGCCCAGCTGGTGTCGACCGCGTGGGCGTCGGCCTCGACGTTCCGCGTCAGCGACAGGCGGGGCGGGGCGAACGGCGCGCGCATCCGGCTGGAGCCGCAGCGCGGCTGGGCGGTCAACGAGCCCGAGGCGCTGGCGCCGGTGCTGCGCACGCTGGAGGGCATCCAGGAGTCCTTCAACGAGGCGCGGACCGATGGGAAGCGGATCTCGCTGGCCGATCTCATCGTGCTCGGCGGTGCCGCCGCCGTCGAGCGGGCCGCCGAGGCCGCGGGCCTGCCCGTCCGCGTGCCGTTCGCGCCCGGACGCACGGACGCCACGCAGGAGTGGACCGATGTGGAGTCCTTCGCCGCGCTGGAGCCGGTCGCGGACGGGTTCCGCAACTACCTCGGCGAGGGCGCGCGGCGGCCCGCGGAGCACCTGCTGGTCGACCGGGCGGATCTGCTGGACCTCACCGTGCCCGAGACGACGGTGCTCGTGGGCGGGCTGCGGGTGCTGGGCGCCAATCACCACCGGTCGCCGCTGGGCGTGTTCACCTCGGCGCCCGGCGCCCTGACCAACGACTTCTTCGTGCACCTGCTCGACAACGGCACGCGATGGCGGCCGTGCTCCCCGGCCGCGGACGTCTTCGAGGGCCGCGACCGCGTCACCGGGGAGGTCCGGTGGACGGGCAGTCGCGTCGACCTCGTCTTCGGCTCGCACTCCGAGTTGCGCGCCGTCGCGGAGGTCTACGCGAGCGACGACGCCCAGGAGAGGTTCGTGCGGGACTTCGTCGCCGCGTGGGACAAGGTCATGAACCTCGACCGGTACGACCTCGCGCCGACCCGGGGCTGACGCGTCCGAGCGGTGCCTCATCGGGGGCGAACGGCGGCCGATCGCGGGTGAACGGCATTCCCCGGCCCCGCTCCGGTCCGCCCTTGTCGGCGTGATTCATGCGGCGTAGCGTTGTTTACGGACCATCCATTTATCCCTTTTCCTCTTGATTTCCCCGACGCGATAAACCGGCGCTTTTCATTGTGCCGCCCCATTGAAACGAAAAAACGACACGCAAGAAGAAGTGAGGTCCATTCGACCAGCGGTTCCGGACGAGGAGAGTGAAACCCCGATGACGACCACGCGGGAACGCACCGACCTGCTGGACCAGATCGGGTTGAACGCACAGAACAAGGCGGGGCTGGGCCAGGTGCTGGGCACCGGGACCATCGGCCGGGCCACCGAGGAGCCGGACGGCCGCATGCGGGCCACCATCCGCATCCACCCGGACGAGCTTTCCTGGGACCCCTCCATTCTGGTCATGCCACACGGAGGCGATATCGAGCTGGAACTCGTCAACGACGATCGGAACACCCACTGTGC
This Streptomyces misionensis DNA region includes the following protein-coding sequences:
- a CDS encoding adenosylcobinamide amidohydrolase, which encodes MTVVPPPRAACGVLPVRLLTRVEYGEELPALAWRAGAGWRMISSAVLGGGIGERAWVLNAQVSHGYRRTDPEAHLAGLAHDAGLRGPGVGLMTAADVRRYGHAHDGGVEAVATAGLGVRGWAATPAPGSAAPPDPGTINIVVAVPAPLTDAALVNAVSTATEAKVQALLDSGYDCSGTPTDAICVAARTPRPGEHPDSFAGPRSLWGARLARAVHSAVRAAAG
- a CDS encoding MSMEG_3727 family PQQ-associated protein is translated as MTTTRERTDLLDQIGLNAQNKAGLGQVLGTGTIGRATEEPDGRMRATIRIHPDELSWDPSILVMPHGGDIELELVNDDRNTHCALLPSNGDRKFIWLVNHSRGRAHLNLDGPGYYWFGSPTGNDEGRGLTGAIVVMGDAPPEARLDRPAQPRP
- a CDS encoding DNA-binding protein, translated to MRDVTRLVEPVSADPGNGDVLAAWERFVQGDDQVLGVRPLVAISWHRCREQYRVDPHLTEAPVAVAESGHPPEHDVVFTELGFRAATVAHEVGGLGGVVTVTDAAGRILAEWGDQATLARAYDSRLAPWFCWSESAAGTNGMGTALEAHGPVPIRGPEHWCRAFHDWCCAGIAVRDVVNGEPIAVMGLCCWRGRLPASAESWLAHAATMARYPLRRRARASGAELVAAYSRARARSGAPLAAVDTAGKVVIADELASALLGVPASTPAIDPTLRWNPGLPEFIAASRYATGQAAHDPGWVGSTQIVGHPRAEPTSISIRPVFSCGHLIGSLVSFGALDGEPVPRTEGPARPVEPPRRLVAVRGNRMVLLDPAEVSFAESRGNDVWLRTDQGWLRAAATSLDKLDGELAGSGFLRVHRRYVANLGRVREIERGHKGELSLVMDRARETLPVSRRNAAAVRRALGV
- the katG gene encoding catalase/peroxidase HPI, with the protein product MGNRDWWPDRLDLTALRKHAALADPLGEDFDYAARFRALDLDALARDVDRALTTSREWWPADFGHYGPLVVRMVWHGAGTYRVADGRGGAGAGLQRFAPLNSWPDNRNLDKARRLLWPVKRKYGSAISWADLLVFAGNRALETMGLRTFGFAGGRRDAWESDADTYWGPEHAWLGDERHGGVRELDQPLAADQMGLIYVNPEGPNTVPDPLTSARDIRETFRRMGMDDEETVALIAGGHTFGKTHGAADPEVHLGPGPEGASLAEQGLGWRSDHGTGKGGDAISSGLEGTWTPTPTVWDNGYFETLFGYEWELELSPGGLWQWIPADGGGAGAVPDAHDPSVRHAPRMLTTDLALRLDPVYEPIARRFLGHPEQLADAFARVWFKLTHLDMGPVQRWLGPLVPRERLLWQDPVPAVDHPLVEAADIAVLKGRILGSGLSVAQLVSTAWASASTFRVSDRRGGANGARIRLEPQRGWAVNEPEALAPVLRTLEGIQESFNEARTDGKRISLADLIVLGGAAAVERAAEAAGLPVRVPFAPGRTDATQEWTDVESFAALEPVADGFRNYLGEGARRPAEHLLVDRADLLDLTVPETTVLVGGLRVLGANHHRSPLGVFTSAPGALTNDFFVHLLDNGTRWRPCSPAADVFEGRDRVTGEVRWTGSRVDLVFGSHSELRAVAEVYASDDAQERFVRDFVAAWDKVMNLDRYDLAPTRG